The Brevibacillus brevis genome contains a region encoding:
- a CDS encoding ABC transporter ATP-binding protein, whose protein sequence is MIQVNHLQKDFRIHQSRPGLGGAFRDLFSREYKTVKAVDDLSFTVEEGEMFALIGENGAGKSTTIKMLTGILTPSDGEIVINGYVPFKQREEYVRSIGVVFGQRSQLWWDLSPLESFRLLKSVYKVDEAEGEKWLERLIEELEISSFVSQPVRKLSLGQRMRCEVAASLIHKPRLLFLDEPTVGLDVLVKQKIREFLRNLNETENMTILLTTHDVSDIEALCKRVLVMDKGKLIFDGLLNDLKEKWGNGTEVSFQMKKRTSAAALRQALGEMPCEIEQINDFTLSVKVARSQEMLPFVLSTVMSSFEVSDVKIEETSTEDIVRNIYSSDQEVRSHA, encoded by the coding sequence ATGATTCAAGTAAATCATTTGCAAAAGGATTTCCGCATCCATCAGTCCAGACCGGGCCTTGGTGGTGCTTTTCGTGATTTGTTCAGTCGGGAGTACAAGACGGTAAAAGCAGTGGATGACCTTTCCTTTACAGTAGAGGAAGGGGAAATGTTCGCGCTGATTGGGGAAAATGGTGCCGGAAAATCGACGACGATCAAGATGCTGACTGGTATCTTGACCCCGAGCGACGGCGAAATCGTCATTAACGGCTATGTGCCTTTCAAGCAGCGGGAAGAGTACGTTCGATCCATCGGAGTTGTTTTCGGGCAGCGCTCTCAGCTTTGGTGGGATCTATCTCCGCTTGAGTCATTTCGTCTGTTGAAAAGTGTTTATAAGGTTGATGAGGCAGAAGGAGAAAAGTGGCTGGAGCGCTTGATTGAGGAGCTGGAGATTTCTTCGTTTGTCAGTCAGCCAGTACGCAAGCTGAGTCTCGGTCAGCGGATGCGCTGTGAAGTGGCTGCTTCGTTGATTCATAAGCCACGCCTGCTGTTTCTGGATGAACCGACAGTTGGACTCGATGTACTTGTTAAGCAAAAAATCCGTGAGTTTCTCCGCAATCTGAACGAGACGGAAAATATGACGATCTTGTTGACGACTCACGATGTGTCAGACATCGAAGCACTCTGTAAACGCGTGCTTGTCATGGACAAAGGGAAGCTGATCTTCGATGGCTTGCTGAATGACCTCAAGGAAAAATGGGGCAATGGCACAGAGGTGTCCTTCCAAATGAAAAAGCGCACTTCAGCAGCCGCACTCCGTCAGGCATTGGGAGAGATGCCTTGTGAGATCGAGCAAATCAATGATTTTACCCTCAGTGTAAAAGTAGCGCGGAGTCAGGAAATGCTGCCCTTTGTTTTGTCGACGGTCATGTCATCGTTTGAAGTCAGTGACGTGAAAATCGAGGAGACGAGCACAGAGGATATCGTTCGCAACATTTATTCCTCAGACCAAGAGGTAAGAAGCCATGCGTAA
- a CDS encoding protein phosphatase 2C domain-containing protein — translation MKLECISMKGSGKSNEDAYVIQQVKHVYAVIDGITSLIPYENAAGQTGGAIAAELVKKQLEAMPEDAALHDYLETINEALQEQMRQSGIDLEKKEALWGAACAVVRVGDAHIEYAQLGDCMIFAVYEDDTVRPLTHTQVSHLEQAALTKWEDGINEGLCTRTELYERCMDILIHNRYQANGPGGYGVLNGDVACRDFIEYGRMNRVGVNALVLATDGLFMPRALGGAQPKWEETVLPIVHKGLQRYTDELITLENNDPECTRYIRFKKSDDKTGMILYLH, via the coding sequence ATGAAACTTGAGTGCATCTCCATGAAAGGAAGCGGCAAAAGCAATGAGGACGCCTATGTGATTCAGCAGGTCAAGCATGTGTATGCGGTTATCGACGGCATTACGTCCCTGATTCCGTATGAGAACGCAGCCGGACAGACAGGCGGAGCTATCGCGGCTGAGCTCGTTAAAAAGCAGCTGGAAGCAATGCCAGAGGATGCAGCTTTGCATGATTATTTGGAGACGATTAACGAAGCCCTTCAGGAGCAGATGCGGCAAAGCGGCATCGATCTTGAGAAAAAGGAAGCGTTGTGGGGTGCGGCCTGTGCAGTCGTCCGTGTAGGAGATGCCCATATCGAGTACGCGCAGTTGGGAGATTGCATGATATTTGCCGTTTATGAGGATGACACTGTACGACCCCTGACGCATACGCAAGTCAGCCATTTGGAACAGGCCGCCTTGACGAAGTGGGAAGACGGAATCAACGAAGGATTGTGTACCCGAACAGAGCTGTATGAACGATGTATGGACATCCTGATCCATAACCGCTATCAGGCGAATGGACCAGGAGGCTACGGCGTGTTGAATGGCGATGTTGCCTGTCGGGATTTTATCGAGTATGGACGCATGAATCGAGTTGGCGTGAATGCATTGGTGCTGGCAACGGATGGACTTTTCATGCCGAGAGCTTTAGGTGGAGCACAGCCGAAGTGGGAAGAGACGGTGCTGCCAATCGTACATAAAGGGCTGCAACGTTATACAGACGAACTTATCACTCTGGAAAACAACGATCCTGAGTGCACTCGCTATATCCGCTTTAAAAAGTCAGACGACAAAACGGGAATGATTCTTTATCTTCATTAA
- a CDS encoding glutamate-1-semialdehyde 2,1-aminomutase, which translates to MKRERSAQLHEQALDVILGGVNSPSRSFKAVGGGAPVTMERAQGAYFWDVDGNRYIDYLAAYGPIITGHAHPHVTKAICEAAANGTLYGTPTPWEITFANMIREAIPSMERIRFNNSGTEAVMTCIRVARAYTGRVKIIKFAGCYHGHSDLVLVAAGSGPSTLGIPDSAGIPQSIASEVITVPFNNIEAFADAMSKWGNETACVLVEPIVGNFGIVAPEPGFLEEVNRITHEAGALVVYDEVITAFRFCYGGAQNLLGVEPDLTALGKIIGGGLPIGAYGGRREIMEQVAPLGPAYQAGTMAGNPASIRAGIACLEVLKQPGVYDEFERLGAMLANGIIEAANKHGVTIQLNRVKGALAVYFTDEPVHDYDAAQKANGEIFARFFQLMLNEGVCLAPSKYEAWFVTTAHTEEDIQYTIAAVNRAFSQL; encoded by the coding sequence ATGAAACGTGAACGATCCGCGCAACTGCACGAGCAAGCACTCGACGTCATTCTAGGCGGGGTGAACAGCCCTTCCCGCTCTTTCAAGGCTGTAGGCGGGGGAGCACCCGTAACGATGGAACGTGCCCAGGGCGCGTATTTCTGGGACGTGGACGGCAATCGATATATTGACTATTTAGCAGCATATGGCCCCATCATTACTGGCCATGCACATCCACATGTGACCAAAGCGATTTGCGAAGCAGCTGCCAACGGCACCCTGTACGGTACTCCTACTCCATGGGAAATTACCTTCGCAAACATGATCCGCGAAGCAATCCCTTCGATGGAGCGCATTCGATTCAACAACTCTGGTACAGAAGCAGTCATGACCTGCATTCGTGTAGCACGCGCCTATACTGGTCGTGTCAAAATCATCAAATTCGCAGGCTGCTACCACGGCCACTCTGATTTGGTGCTCGTTGCTGCCGGCTCCGGGCCATCTACCCTGGGAATTCCGGACAGTGCAGGTATTCCACAAAGCATTGCCAGCGAAGTCATTACGGTACCTTTTAATAATATCGAAGCCTTCGCAGATGCTATGAGCAAATGGGGTAACGAAACAGCTTGCGTACTCGTTGAGCCGATTGTCGGCAACTTCGGTATCGTGGCACCTGAGCCTGGCTTCTTGGAAGAGGTTAACCGCATCACGCACGAAGCAGGCGCACTTGTCGTCTACGATGAAGTGATTACGGCCTTCCGCTTCTGCTATGGCGGAGCACAAAACCTACTCGGAGTCGAGCCTGATCTGACTGCATTGGGCAAAATTATCGGTGGCGGCCTGCCGATCGGTGCTTATGGCGGTCGTCGGGAAATCATGGAGCAAGTCGCCCCACTCGGACCTGCTTATCAAGCAGGAACAATGGCTGGTAATCCTGCTTCCATCCGTGCGGGAATTGCCTGCCTGGAAGTATTGAAGCAACCGGGCGTGTACGATGAATTCGAACGTCTGGGCGCTATGCTTGCGAACGGAATCATCGAGGCCGCAAACAAACACGGCGTAACCATCCAGCTCAATCGTGTAAAAGGGGCATTGGCAGTTTACTTCACGGACGAGCCTGTTCATGATTACGATGCAGCTCAAAAAGCGAATGGAGAAATTTTTGCCCGCTTCTTCCAGCTGATGCTGAATGAAGGGGTATGCCTAGCACCATCCAAATATGAAGCTTGGTTCGTGACGACAGCTCATACAGAAGAGGACATTCAATACACCATTGCGGCTGTAAACCGCGCCTTTTCTCAGCTGTAA